TTACTACGTAATCAATTTGAATTAGAAACTCTCATCTCGCCCTGCGGGGCAAAAGCAAAAACAAGCATATTTCAAAATGGAGTTATCGGAAAATGTACTACTTTGATTATGCATATACTGGCAAAGGCACAACAAAAATTAAAGCCAAATCCGGAGCAACAAAAGTTAAAAAAGCGGCATCGTGCAAAAACCGGTTTCACTACATTACTCGAACTGCTCACTATAAAAATCACAAAGATAACGTGCATGAAAAAGTTGAGTTTGTGAAATCCGGCAACATGCCCAGCTTTGCCGAAAATCGCCCAGACATATTCTGGGAAGCTGCTCACAACTACGAAAGAAAAAATGCTCGCACTGCTGCAAGCCAAGTTATCGCATTACCGAAAGAATTGTCTGTTCAGCAACGAATCGAACTAGCAGAAGCATTGATTAAACAATTCACTCATGAGTTTAACTTCCCATACACTGCCGCAATTCATAATCATGCAGGCGAGATCGGTGGCCAAGATCAACCGCACTTGCATATTATGTATTGCGAGCGTTCAGTCGATGAACATAATAGAACTGCTGAACAGTTTTTCAGTCGCTATAACGACAAAGACCCTGCCAACGGTGGTGCCCAAAAGATCACACCGGATGTACGTGGCAAAGGCAAAACAATCATCAATGAAATGCGTGTAGATACAGAAGTTATTATTAATGAGCACCTGGAGAAGTACGCACCAACCAAAATAGTAAAAATAAAGGGCATTGATGTCGAAGTTCCAAACTCTGTGTCGTGTCTGCATCACGAAGACTACAACCGCATCAACGGCACGAACTTAAAGCCAGTACCAATGATTCCTAAATCATTGCTACGCCTTGACCCTAACCTGACGTTTAAAGACAAAGATAAAAATGTTGCATATCAAGCAAAGCTTGCAGAACGTGAGCGAGCGATCAACGAAGTCAATGAACTGCGTGAATACAATAACTTTGAAATGTATCAGCAGTATTACTTTAATGAGTTAAATAATCTTAGAGAGTCTATTTTTAATCAAAATAAAGATTACGACTCACCACCACCATTTTAAAATGCTCTAGAACGTAAAAAAACGGGGTTTTTAGCCCTGCTTGATCTTTCCTGAATAAAATTATAATTGAAATAAAAAATGCTCTTAGAACGCAAATAGTGCGTATTTAGTGAGTGTCTACGAGCGACACAATGAAAATTCGCTTATTCCCCCCTCTGAAAAACAGCTTTTAAAAAATCTTGAAGCATAGACTTGAGATTTTCGGCACTGTTGCAAATAGTCG
This genomic interval from Acinetobacter sp. YWS30-1 contains the following:
- a CDS encoding MobA/MobL family protein, with the translated sequence MYYFDYAYTGKGTTKIKAKSGATKVKKAASCKNRFHYITRTAHYKNHKDNVHEKVEFVKSGNMPSFAENRPDIFWEAAHNYERKNARTAASQVIALPKELSVQQRIELAEALIKQFTHEFNFPYTAAIHNHAGEIGGQDQPHLHIMYCERSVDEHNRTAEQFFSRYNDKDPANGGAQKITPDVRGKGKTIINEMRVDTEVIINEHLEKYAPTKIVKIKGIDVEVPNSVSCLHHEDYNRINGTNLKPVPMIPKSLLRLDPNLTFKDKDKNVAYQAKLAERERAINEVNELREYNNFEMYQQYYFNELNNLRESIFNQNKDYDSPPPF